Proteins encoded together in one Callospermophilus lateralis isolate mCalLat2 unplaced genomic scaffold, mCalLat2.hap1 Scaffold_63, whole genome shotgun sequence window:
- the LOC143389655 gene encoding A-kinase anchor protein 9-like, whose amino-acid sequence MLKHEQVFCVDPESEISTTADDCTLEEEEFGVVDSYSEQGAHYSETHLELIENELVGKPEHEPEELNRELEEMRTTCGNEGLHQLQEFEAAVKQRDSIITQLTANLQQARRERDKMLQASETLRNSTHSNTAADLLQAKQQILTHQQQVEEQDHLLEDYQKKKEDFKMQINFLQEKIKVYEMEQDEEKSNKKELQEKEAIIQALNIRIIEEEKKNLELKDQVTATEKLMRELQEQIASMKLELANSKQKERQCSEEIKQLMGTVEDLQKRHYYIDSQFKSDVVQKMVEQEMQKRLEQLRAEMDEMYGQQIVQMKQELIKQHMSQIEELKTQHKEEIECVLKSHLNITINEDQIKLTNVAINELNMKLQDANAQKEKLQEELGIISGEKSTLQRQLDDLFEELNFLRDQIQRARMIIAEQESQLNEARKSLSTVEALKAEIVLASESRKELELKHEAKVTNYKIKLEMLEKEKNAVLVRMAESQEAELERLRTQLLFSHEDELSKLKDDLEVEHQINIEKLEDSLGIHYKQQIDGLQNLMSQKMETMQFEKDNLITKQNQLVLEISKLQDLQKSIMDSKSEEMTLQMHELQEEIEILRQEKKEKGTLELEVQELQLKIELLEKQIKEKEDDLKEKFSQLEAENNILKNEKKAFEDMLKIYVPADETYTQKIKQLEEQIQELENFICFLRKQLKEIEENHKAEIYSLQEKLKAISETTVDPSFSVDSVVIKESDVQKSVVHPGSCLKKNIDHAIEFSKECGMKQETNMVKFLEKQYQERLEEEIAKVIVSMSVAFAQQTELSRLSKGKENTMSSKQALTFCQQNEKHYFNEMKLSQDQIDLQTSDALDMKFKEEFKPLSKELGEDGEVLLPNSDHLDDIIESEVHQLTISEEMFSKDKTFIVSESIHGKMLTSSMDASRQMMSNEEQLEDMRQELVRQYEEHQQATELLRQAHMRHMEQLQEEIKRLNRQLAQRSSLNNENLVSERERVILEELEALKKLSLAGREKLCCELRSSSTQTQLQQEVKDWSASHAELSEQIKSFEKFQKDLLVALNHKDDTINMIVDFDTHHLYGSVVLRSTVSLKSPEVVGTIN is encoded by the exons TTACAAGAATTTGAAGCAGCAGTTAAACAAAGAGATAGTATTATCACACAGCTCACCGCCAATTTACAACAGGCAAGAAGGGAAAGGGACAAAATG TTACAGGCTAGTGAAACTCTACGAAACAGCACTCACAGTAACACAGCTGCAGATTTACTGCAAGCCAAACAACAGATTCTCACTCATCAACAACAGGTTGAAGAACAAGACCATCTATtagaagattatcaaaaaaagaaagaagacttcAAAATGCAAATTAATTTCTTACAGGAGAAAATTAAAGTATATGAAATG gAACAAGATGAagaaaagtcaaataaaaaagaattacaagaaaaggAGGCGATCATCCAGGCATTAAATATAAGAataatagaagaagaaaaaaagaatcttgagctaAAGGATCAAGTCACAGCCACTGAAAAATTAATGAGAGAATTACAAGAACAAATTGCAAGTATGAAATTAGAGCTGGCTAATTCTAAGCAAAAAGAAAGACAATGttctgaagaaataaaacaattaatgGGTACAGTTGAAGACCTTCAGAAAAGACATTATTACATAGATAGCCAGTTTAAATCTGATGTGGTACAGAAAATGGTGGAACAAGAAATGCAGAAAAGATTAGAACAACTCCGAGCAGAGATGGATGAAATGTATGGGCAGCAGATAGTACAGatgaaacaagagttaataaagcAACACATGTCACAGATAGAGGAACTTAAAACACAACATAAGGAAGAAATTGAGTgtgttttaaaatcacatttaaatATTACAATTAATGAAGATCAAATAAAGTTAACGAACGTGGCAATAAATGAACTGAATATGAAATTACAAGATGCTAATGCGCAAAAGGAAAAACTCCAAGAAGAACTAGGAATAATTTCAGGAGAAAAATCTACTCTGCAGAGACAACTTGATGATCTTTTTGAAGAATTGAACTTTTTAAGGGACCAAATTCAGAGAGCTAGAATGATAATAGCTGAACAAGAAAGTCAACTGAATGAAGCACGTAAGTCCCTTAGTACAGTGGAAGCTTTAAAAGCTGAGATTGTTCTGGCATCTGAATCTAGGAAAGAACTAGAATTAAAACATGAAGCAAAAGTTACAAATTACAAGATAAAACTTGAAatgttggaaaaagaaaaaaatgctgtaTTAGTCAGAATGGCTGAATCACAAGAAGCTGAATTAGAGAGGCTGAGAACACAGCTCCTATTTAGTCATGAAGACGAACTTTCGAAACTTAAAGATGATTTAGAAGTTGAACatcaaataaatattgaaaaacttgAAGATAGCTTAGGCATTCACTATAAACAGCAGATAGATGGCTTACAAAATTTAATGAGTCAAAAGATGGAAACAATGCAATTTGAAAAAGACAATTTGATTACTAAGCAGAATCAGTTGGTTTTGGAAATTTCAAAACTACAAGATTTACAGAAGTCCATCATGGATTCAAAATCAGAAGAAATGACCCTTCAGATGCATGAACTCCAAGAGGAAATCGAAATattaagacaagaaaaaaaagaaaaaggtacgcTTGAACTAGAAGTTCAGGAATTACAACTTAAAATTGAATTATTGGAGaaacaaataaaggaaaaagaggatgaccttaaagaaaagttttcacaacttgaagcagaaaataacattcttaaaaatgagaaaaaagcttTTGAGGACATGTTGAAAATTTATGTTCCTGCTGATGAAACAT ATacccaaaaaattaaacaacttgaagaacaaattcAAGAATTAGAAAACTTCATATGCTTTTTACGCAAACaattgaaagaaattgaagaaaatcaTAAGGCAGAAATTTATTCTCTACAGGAGAAGCTTAAAGCCATTAGTGAGACCACAGTGGACCCAAG cttCTCTGTAGATTCAGTGGTAATTAAAGAATCTGATGTACAGAAATCAGTAGTACATCCTGGAAGTTGTCTAAAAAAGAATATTGATCATGCAATAGAG ttttctaaggaatgtggaatgaaacaagaaacaaatatggttAAATTTTTGGAAAAACAATACCAAGAAAGATTAGAAGAAGAAATAGCTAAG GTCATTGTGTCAATGAGCGTTGCATTTGCTCAACAAACTGAACTATCTAGACtatcaaagggaaaagaaaatactaTGTCATCAAAACAAGCACTTACTTTCTGTCagcaaaatgaaaaacattattttaatgaaatgaaattatctcAGGATCAAATTGATCTTCAGACCTCTGATGCATTGGACAtgaaatttaaagaagaatttaagCCACTTAGTAAAGAGTTAGGAGAAGATGGAGAAGTTCTATTACCAAACAGTGATCATCTTGATGATATAATAGAATCAGAGGTCCACCAACTAACTATTTCAGAAGAAATGTTCTCCAAAGACAAAACATTTATAGTTAGCGAATCT ATTCATGGTAAGATGTTGACATCAAGCATGGATGCTTCCAGACAAATGATGTCAAACGAAGAACAGTTAGAAGATATGAGGCAAGAACTTGTACGACAGTATGAAGAACATCAACAGGCCACAGAACTGTTGAGGCAGGCACACATGAGACACATGGAGCAGCTACAAGAAGAGATTAAGAGACTTAATAGACAGTTAGCCCAG agatcctCATTAAATAACGAAAACCTGGTTTCAGAAAGAGAAAGGGTGATTTTAGAGGAGTTGGAAGCACTAAAGAAGCTGTCTTTAGCTGGAAGAGAGAAGCTGTGTTGTGAGCTGCGCAGCAGCAGTACGCAAACACAG TTGCAGCAGGAAGTCAAAGACTGGAGTGCATCACACGCTGAGCTCAGTGAACAAATCAAATCATTTGAGAAGTTCCAGAAAGATTTACTTGTAGCTCTTAATCACAAAGATGATACTATTAAT ATGATAGTTGATTTTGATACTCATCATCTCTATGGCTCTGTTGTCTTAAGGTCCACAGTCAGTCTTAAGAGTCCggaggtagttggaaccataaactaa
- the LOC143640807 gene encoding transport and Golgi organization protein 1 homolog: MMDISRTQTTISVVEEDLKLLQLKLRASMSTKCNLEDQIKKLEGDCNSLQSSKVGLEEECKTLRQKVEILNELYQKNEMALQNSKLVLQKEL, translated from the exons ATGATGGATATCTCTCGG ACACAAACTACAATATCAGTAGTTGAAGAGGATCTAAAACTCTTACAACTTAAGCTAAGAGCCTCGATGTCCACAAAATGTAATCTAGAAG accaaataaagaaattagaaggtgactgcaattcactacagtcttctaaagttggactggaagaggaatgcaaaactctaaggcagaaagtggagattttaaatgaactctaccagaaaaatgagatggcactacaaaa ctcaaagcttgttctgcagaaagagctatag
- the LOC143640805 gene encoding transport and Golgi organization protein 1 homolog → MPRNGFDPGCVPAHMKSSSRSFSPAKVTDEGKVNMAMKGPPPFSGAPFMGPPMGPPMGRPPPPPFWYGPPFQLGGPFGPRPIPPQFGPGMHPPIGFREYAPGVPPGQRDLPFDPRDFFPGPAPFRPLGSFDPREYFIPGAPLPPPTHGPQDYGPPPSAKDLMSSGFKDKPPPTPDSQSSEGCS, encoded by the exons ATGCCTAGAAATGGATTTG ACCCAGGATGTGTTCCAGCTCACATGAAGAGCAGCTCCAGAAGTTTTTCTCCAGCTAAGGTGACGGATGAGGGCAAG GTTAATATGGCTATGAAAGGGCCCCCTCCTTTCTCAGGGGCACCCTTCATGGGCCCCCCTATGGGACCCCCGATGGGACGGCCTCCACCACCTCCCTTTTGGTATGGACCGCCATTTCAGCTCGGTGGGCCTTTTGGGCCTCGGCCAATTCCTCCACAATTTG gtcCTGGTATGCATCcaccaataggcttcagagaatatgcaccaggtgttccacctggacaacgggatttgccttttgaccctcgtgatttttttccaggacctgcaccatttagacctttaggctcatttgacccaagagagtacttcattcctggtgccccattaccacctccaactcatggtccccaagactatgggccaccaccttctgcaaaagacttaatgtcttcaggctttaaagataaacctccacctacacccgattctcagagtagtgagggctgttcatag